A window of the Gordonia humi genome harbors these coding sequences:
- the nuoI gene encoding NADH-quinone oxidoreductase subunit NuoI, which produces MPDIPDPLRPVAGFGTTFASMFRTPITEQYPEERKPAPPRYHGRHQLNRYDDGLEKCIGCELCAWSCPADAIYVEGADNTDEERYSPGERYGRVYQINYLRCIGCGLCIEACPTRALTMTGDYEMVGTSRDEMIYEKDRLLAPLTDGMTAPPHPMAEGSRPENYYRGEI; this is translated from the coding sequence ATGCCCGACATTCCTGACCCCCTGCGCCCCGTCGCCGGATTCGGCACGACGTTCGCATCCATGTTCCGCACGCCGATCACCGAGCAGTATCCCGAGGAGCGCAAGCCCGCACCCCCGCGGTACCACGGCCGCCATCAGCTCAACCGATACGACGACGGCCTCGAGAAGTGCATCGGCTGCGAACTGTGCGCATGGTCGTGTCCGGCGGACGCGATCTACGTCGAAGGCGCCGACAACACCGACGAGGAACGGTACTCGCCGGGCGAGCGCTACGGCCGCGTCTACCAGATCAACTACCTGCGGTGCATCGGCTGCGGCCTCTGCATCGAGGCGTGTCCGACCCGGGCCCTGACGATGACCGGCGACTACGAGATGGTCGGCACGAGCCGCGACGAGATGATCTACGAGAAGGATCGGCTCCTGGCTCCGCTCACGGACGGGATGACGGCGCCGCCTCATCCGATGGCCGAGGGATCGCGCCCGGAGAACTACTATCGCGGTGAGATATGA